In Kitasatospora gansuensis, a genomic segment contains:
- a CDS encoding TcmI family type II polyketide cyclase, translated as MRTTVTLTRTAPESEQDITGAFARFDASPAPASLGTLRRQLFGYHDLLVHIQDFASEQPAVPGIELKADPDFGRLTEDLAPLLSAYEEGAELAPLDAMATRFYAWQGKPVAAGEVLHSTVIVNRMDPVVIPEVSRLFAELDATDFPHHMGTRRRQLFNLGGVYFHIQDFVLADGYALIDQAWKEADPRFIKICRELEPLVKVYDPATWRSTADQVGTRFYRWEASA; from the coding sequence ATGCGCACGACCGTGACTCTGACCAGGACGGCCCCCGAGTCGGAGCAGGACATCACGGGAGCGTTCGCCAGGTTCGACGCCTCTCCGGCGCCCGCCTCGCTGGGCACGCTGCGACGCCAACTGTTCGGCTACCACGACCTGTTGGTCCACATCCAGGACTTCGCGTCCGAGCAGCCGGCCGTACCGGGCATCGAGCTGAAGGCCGACCCCGACTTCGGCCGGCTGACCGAGGACCTCGCCCCGCTGCTCTCCGCGTACGAGGAGGGCGCCGAACTCGCGCCGCTGGACGCGATGGCGACCCGCTTCTACGCCTGGCAGGGCAAGCCGGTCGCGGCCGGGGAGGTGCTGCACAGCACGGTCATCGTGAACCGGATGGACCCGGTGGTGATCCCCGAGGTGTCGCGGCTGTTCGCCGAGCTCGACGCCACCGACTTCCCGCACCACATGGGCACCCGCCGCCGGCAGCTGTTCAACCTCGGCGGCGTCTACTTCCACATCCAGGACTTCGTGCTGGCCGACGGGTACGCGCTGATCGACCAGGCGTGGAAGGAGGCCGACCCCCGGTTCATCAAGATCTGCCGCGAGCTGGAGCCCCTGGTCAAGGTGTACGACCCGGCCACCTGGCGCTCCACCGCCGACCAGGTCGGCACCCGCTTCTACCGCTGGGAGGCATCGGCATGA
- a CDS encoding beta-ketoacyl-[acyl-carrier-protein] synthase family protein → MSARRVVITGMEVLAPGGVGTEAFWSLLSEGRTATRTITFFDPTQFRSRVAAEIDFDPYAHGLTPQEVRRMDRAAQFALVAARGALADSGLETGALDPYRIGVTIGSAVGATMSLDQDYRTVSDGGRLDLVDHGYADPFFYNHFVPSSFAAEVARSVGAQGPVSVVSAGCTSGLDSVGYAVELIREGSADVVITGASDAPISPITMACFDAIKATTPRYDDPAHASRPFDGTRNGFVLGEGSAVFVLEELESARRRGARIYAEIAGYATRSNAYHMTGLRPDGAEMAQAITAALDEARMDPTAIDYINAHGSGTKQNDRHETAAFKRSLGEHAYRTPVSSIKSMVGHSLGAIGSIEIAASVLAIRHNTVPPTANLHTPDPECDLDYVPLTAREQVVDTVLTVGSGFGGFQSAMVLTQPERSVA, encoded by the coding sequence ATGAGCGCCAGGCGCGTGGTCATCACCGGGATGGAGGTGCTCGCCCCCGGCGGTGTCGGCACCGAGGCCTTCTGGAGCCTGCTGAGCGAAGGCCGTACGGCCACCAGGACGATCACCTTCTTCGACCCCACCCAGTTCCGCTCCCGGGTCGCCGCGGAGATCGACTTCGATCCCTACGCGCACGGCCTGACCCCGCAGGAGGTCCGGCGGATGGACCGGGCCGCGCAGTTCGCCCTGGTCGCGGCGCGCGGGGCACTCGCCGACAGCGGCCTGGAGACCGGCGCGCTCGACCCGTACCGGATCGGCGTCACCATCGGCAGCGCCGTCGGCGCCACGATGAGCCTGGACCAGGACTACCGCACCGTCAGCGACGGCGGCCGGCTCGACCTGGTCGACCATGGCTACGCCGACCCGTTCTTCTACAACCACTTCGTGCCGAGCTCGTTCGCGGCCGAGGTGGCCCGCTCGGTAGGCGCCCAGGGCCCGGTCAGCGTGGTGTCGGCCGGCTGCACGTCCGGGCTCGACTCGGTCGGCTACGCCGTCGAGCTGATCCGCGAGGGCTCGGCCGACGTGGTGATCACCGGTGCGAGCGACGCACCGATCTCGCCGATCACGATGGCCTGCTTCGACGCGATCAAGGCGACCACGCCGCGGTACGACGACCCGGCGCACGCCTCCCGCCCGTTCGACGGCACCCGCAACGGGTTCGTGCTCGGCGAGGGCTCGGCGGTCTTCGTCCTGGAGGAGCTGGAGAGCGCACGGCGCCGCGGGGCCCGGATCTACGCCGAGATCGCGGGGTACGCGACCCGCAGCAACGCGTACCACATGACCGGTCTGCGCCCCGACGGCGCGGAGATGGCGCAGGCCATCACCGCGGCCCTGGACGAGGCCCGGATGGACCCCACGGCCATCGACTACATCAACGCGCACGGCTCGGGCACCAAGCAGAACGACCGGCACGAGACCGCCGCGTTCAAGCGCAGCCTGGGCGAGCACGCCTACCGCACGCCGGTGAGCTCCATCAAGTCCATGGTCGGGCACTCGCTGGGCGCGATCGGCTCGATCGAGATCGCCGCCTCCGTACTGGCGATCCGTCACAACACCGTCCCGCCGACGGCGAACCTGCACACCCCCGACCCCGAGTGCGACCTGGACTACGTGCCGCTGACCGCTCGCGAGCAGGTGGTCGACACCGTCCTCACGGTCGGCAGCGGCTTCGGCGGATTCCAGAGCGCCATGGTGCTGACCCAACCGGAAAGGAGCGTCGCGTGA
- a CDS encoding ketosynthase chain-length factor: protein MTASVVVTGLGVTAPNGLGARDFWNATLAGKSAIGPLTHFDASPYPAKLAGEITGFTAEDHLPSRLMPQTDRVTRLSLIAADWALADARVRPAELPEFDMGVITASSAGGFEFSQRELKNLWSQGGQYVSAYQSFAWFYAVNTGQISIRNGMKGPSGVVVTDQSGGLDAVAQARRQIRKGTRLVVAGAVDALLCSWGWVGLHTSGRLSTATEPTNAYLPFDDRAGGHVAGEGGALLILESAESARARDAKVYGEIAGYAATFDGQEPGLRKAVELALADARLAPSEVDVVFADAAADPELDRIEAETLVAVFGERGVPVTAPKTMTGRLYAGGAALDLATAFLALEDGVIPPTVHVEAAERFGLDLVVSQPRPAALRTALVLARGHGGFNSAMVVRA from the coding sequence GTGACGGCCTCAGTGGTGGTGACCGGACTGGGCGTGACCGCGCCCAACGGGCTCGGTGCGCGGGACTTCTGGAACGCGACGCTGGCCGGCAAGAGCGCCATCGGACCGCTCACCCACTTCGACGCCTCGCCCTACCCGGCGAAGCTCGCCGGGGAGATCACCGGCTTCACGGCCGAGGACCACCTGCCGAGCCGGCTGATGCCGCAGACGGACCGGGTGACCCGGCTCTCCCTGATCGCCGCGGACTGGGCGCTGGCGGACGCGCGGGTGCGGCCGGCCGAGCTGCCCGAGTTCGACATGGGTGTGATCACCGCCAGCTCGGCGGGCGGATTCGAGTTCAGCCAGCGCGAGTTGAAGAACCTCTGGAGCCAGGGCGGCCAGTACGTCAGCGCCTACCAGTCCTTCGCCTGGTTCTACGCGGTCAACACCGGCCAGATCTCGATCCGCAACGGCATGAAGGGCCCCAGCGGCGTGGTCGTCACCGACCAGTCCGGCGGCCTGGACGCGGTGGCCCAGGCCCGTCGCCAGATCCGCAAGGGCACCCGGCTGGTGGTGGCCGGCGCGGTGGACGCGCTGCTCTGCTCCTGGGGCTGGGTGGGTCTGCACACCAGCGGCCGGCTCAGCACCGCCACCGAGCCCACCAACGCCTACCTCCCGTTCGACGACCGGGCCGGCGGCCATGTGGCCGGTGAGGGCGGCGCGCTGCTCATCCTGGAGTCGGCGGAGTCGGCGCGGGCCCGCGACGCCAAGGTGTACGGCGAGATCGCCGGGTACGCCGCCACCTTCGACGGGCAGGAACCCGGGCTGCGCAAGGCCGTCGAACTCGCCCTGGCCGACGCCCGGTTGGCGCCTTCCGAGGTGGACGTGGTGTTCGCCGACGCGGCGGCCGATCCCGAGCTCGACCGGATCGAGGCCGAGACGCTGGTCGCGGTTTTCGGCGAGCGCGGCGTCCCGGTCACCGCCCCCAAGACCATGACCGGCCGCCTGTACGCGGGCGGCGCCGCACTGGACCTGGCCACCGCCTTCCTCGCCCTGGAGGACGGCGTGATCCCGCCGACCGTCCACGTCGAGGCGGCCGAGCGCTTCGGCCTCGACCTGGTCGTCTCCCAGCCGCGCCCGGCCGCCCTGCGCACCGCGCTGGTCCTGGCCCGGGGTCACGGCGGCTTCAACTCCGCCATGGTCGTGCGTGCCTGA
- a CDS encoding acyl carrier protein: MSQTFTLDDLKRILLEGSGAPEGTGLSGDILDTEFSDIGYDSLALLETAGRVEREYGIELDEAVVGDASTPRAFLDAVSAHLMTPAA, translated from the coding sequence ATGTCCCAGACCTTCACGCTCGACGACCTCAAGCGGATCCTGCTCGAAGGCTCCGGCGCCCCCGAGGGCACCGGCCTCAGCGGGGACATCCTCGACACCGAGTTCAGCGACATCGGCTACGACTCGCTCGCCCTGCTGGAGACCGCAGGCCGGGTCGAGCGCGAGTACGGCATCGAGCTGGACGAGGCCGTCGTTGGCGACGCCAGCACCCCGCGCGCCTTCCTCGACGCCGTCTCCGCGCACCTGATGACCCCGGCCGCCTGA
- the fabG gene encoding 3-oxoacyl-ACP reductase FabG, with product MTQQERRVVLVTGATSGIGLAVTRLLAGQGHQVFIGSRTEDKVLTTVKQLREEGLDVDGVVLDVRSRDSIGAYVQAAVDRFGPVDVLVNNAGISGGGVTADITDELWDNLIETNLNSVFRLTREVLTTGGLRHRSWGRIINIASTAGKQGVVLGAPYSASKHGVVGFTKALGNELAPTGITVNAVCPGYVETPMAERVRQNYSRLSGATEEAVLEKFQAKIPLGRYSTPEEVAGLVGYLVSDTAAAITSQALNVCGGLGNF from the coding sequence ATGACACAGCAGGAGCGTCGGGTCGTCCTGGTGACCGGTGCCACCAGCGGAATCGGTCTGGCCGTCACCCGGCTGCTGGCCGGCCAGGGCCACCAGGTCTTCATCGGGTCGCGCACCGAGGACAAGGTCCTCACCACCGTCAAGCAGCTCCGGGAGGAGGGGCTCGACGTCGACGGCGTCGTCCTCGACGTACGGTCCCGGGACTCGATCGGCGCGTACGTCCAGGCCGCCGTCGACCGGTTCGGCCCGGTGGACGTGCTCGTCAACAACGCGGGGATCAGCGGCGGCGGGGTGACCGCCGACATCACCGACGAGCTGTGGGACAACCTGATCGAGACCAACCTCAACAGCGTGTTCCGGCTGACCCGCGAGGTGCTGACCACCGGCGGGCTGCGGCACCGGAGTTGGGGCCGCATCATCAACATCGCCTCGACCGCGGGCAAGCAGGGCGTCGTGCTGGGCGCTCCGTACTCCGCCTCCAAGCACGGCGTCGTCGGCTTCACCAAGGCCCTCGGCAACGAGCTGGCGCCCACCGGCATCACGGTCAACGCCGTCTGCCCCGGCTACGTCGAGACGCCGATGGCCGAGCGCGTGCGGCAGAACTACAGCCGGCTGTCCGGTGCCACCGAGGAGGCGGTGCTGGAGAAGTTCCAGGCCAAGATCCCGCTGGGCCGCTACTCGACCCCCGAGGAGGTGGCCGGTCTGGTCGGCTACCTGGTCTCCGACACGGCGGCCGCCATCACCTCGCAGGCCCTGAACGTCTGCGGTGGCCTCGGCAACTTCTGA
- a CDS encoding aromatase/cyclase codes for MPSELHESGHEIKISAPAETVYRLLAEADDWPRVFPPSIYVDHLERGEREERIRIWATAGDTVKNWTSHRTLDPEQLRIRFRQEVSTPPVAAMGGAWHIEALPSGETLVRLDHDYRAVDADSLGWLDDVVDRNSRTELDSLKAIAEAAGAVDELTCSFEDTVHIAGAARDVYEFIYRADLWTERLPHVLAVRLDEPAEHLQTLEMDTRSKDGGFHTTKSHRVGLPPYRIAYKQVTLPALITLHTGYWTITPTDDGVTASSQHTFTVDTGKIAGILGADKTVQDAIDFVRTALSTNSLATLGIAKAYAEGLAGGDRP; via the coding sequence ATGCCGTCCGAGCTGCACGAGTCCGGACACGAGATCAAGATCTCGGCTCCGGCCGAGACCGTCTACCGCCTGCTGGCGGAGGCGGACGACTGGCCCCGGGTGTTCCCCCCGAGCATCTACGTCGACCACCTGGAGCGCGGCGAGCGGGAGGAGCGGATCCGGATCTGGGCGACCGCGGGCGACACCGTCAAGAACTGGACGTCGCACCGCACCCTGGACCCGGAGCAGCTCCGGATCCGGTTCCGGCAGGAGGTCAGCACGCCCCCGGTGGCCGCGATGGGCGGTGCCTGGCACATCGAGGCGCTGCCGTCGGGGGAGACGCTGGTCCGGCTCGACCACGACTACCGGGCCGTCGACGCCGACAGCCTCGGCTGGCTCGACGACGTGGTGGACCGCAACTCCCGCACCGAGCTGGACTCGCTGAAGGCGATCGCCGAGGCGGCCGGCGCCGTGGACGAGCTGACCTGCTCGTTCGAGGACACCGTGCACATCGCCGGCGCCGCCCGGGACGTGTACGAGTTCATCTACCGGGCGGACCTGTGGACCGAGCGGCTGCCGCACGTCCTCGCGGTGCGCCTCGACGAGCCGGCGGAGCACCTGCAGACCCTGGAGATGGACACCCGCTCCAAGGACGGCGGCTTCCACACCACGAAGTCGCACCGGGTGGGGCTGCCGCCGTACCGGATCGCGTACAAGCAGGTCACCCTGCCCGCGCTGATCACCCTGCACACGGGGTACTGGACGATCACCCCGACCGACGACGGCGTCACGGCCTCCTCCCAGCACACCTTCACGGTCGACACCGGGAAGATCGCCGGGATCCTGGGAGCGGACAAGACCGTCCAGGACGCGATCGACTTCGTCCGCACCGCGCTCAGCACCAACAGCCTGGCGACGCTCGGCATCGCCAAGGCGTACGCGGAAGGGCTCGCCGGGGGCGACCGGCCGTGA
- a CDS encoding alpha/beta hydrolase, producing the protein MTVAQLAGPEAAAEARSITLDAGGITLSALLTRPAQSPCRAMVVALHGAGMSAAYFRGPAHPETSFLSLAADLGFAAVAVDRPGYGHSAGQLPEGQGIADQAATLAAALRGLAARYDTGAGIFLLAHSFGGKAALRIAADGAVPGLLGLDISGCGEEYAAPPVAETPRGGRNWRLNWGPLRLYPPGTFQAGGAVVAPVPSRELADAVRWQEEFAGLAGRIRVPVRFTFAEHESWWRHDQQAVARLRSRLSASPRVVIDHQPDAGHNISLGWTARAYHLRTLGFVEECAARRAAGKEHRT; encoded by the coding sequence GTGACAGTGGCGCAGCTGGCCGGCCCCGAGGCGGCGGCCGAGGCTCGGAGCATCACCCTGGACGCGGGCGGGATCACCCTCTCCGCCCTGCTCACCCGCCCCGCCCAGTCCCCGTGCCGGGCGATGGTGGTCGCCCTGCACGGGGCGGGGATGAGTGCGGCGTACTTCCGCGGACCGGCCCATCCGGAGACCTCGTTCCTCTCCCTCGCCGCGGACCTCGGCTTCGCGGCGGTGGCCGTGGACCGGCCCGGCTACGGGCACTCGGCCGGGCAGCTGCCCGAAGGTCAGGGGATCGCGGACCAGGCGGCCACCCTGGCGGCGGCCCTGCGCGGTCTGGCGGCCCGGTACGACACCGGTGCCGGGATCTTCCTGCTCGCCCACTCCTTCGGCGGCAAGGCGGCGCTGCGGATCGCGGCGGACGGGGCGGTGCCGGGGCTGCTGGGCCTCGACATCTCCGGCTGCGGCGAGGAGTACGCGGCGCCGCCCGTCGCGGAGACCCCGCGCGGCGGCCGGAACTGGCGCCTCAACTGGGGGCCGCTGCGCCTCTACCCGCCGGGGACCTTCCAGGCCGGCGGCGCGGTCGTGGCGCCCGTGCCGTCGCGCGAGCTCGCGGACGCCGTCCGCTGGCAGGAGGAGTTCGCCGGGCTGGCGGGGCGGATCCGGGTGCCGGTCCGGTTCACCTTCGCCGAGCACGAGTCGTGGTGGCGCCACGACCAGCAGGCCGTGGCCCGGCTGCGGTCCCGGCTGAGCGCGTCACCCCGGGTCGTGATCGACCACCAACCCGACGCGGGCCACAACATCAGCCTCGGCTGGACGGCCCGCGCGTACCACCTGAGGACGCTCGGCTTCGTGGAGGAGTGCGCGGCCCGCAGGGCAGCCGGAAAGGAGCACCGAACATGA
- a CDS encoding lipocalin-like domain-containing protein: MTQDIVGVWHLEAFHDLDEAGRPVGEGPLGPSPEGMLVYTADGHVSVSMMPTTPGPGPSYMGYAGEWWVADGEVVHRIRISSRADWVGVEQTRDARLDGDLLTVRATREVDARQQRRVLVWRRAGQSGAA, encoded by the coding sequence ATGACACAGGACATCGTCGGGGTGTGGCACCTGGAGGCCTTCCACGACCTGGACGAGGCCGGGCGGCCCGTGGGCGAAGGCCCGCTGGGCCCCTCGCCCGAGGGAATGCTGGTTTACACGGCCGACGGCCACGTCTCGGTGAGCATGATGCCGACGACACCGGGGCCCGGCCCGTCCTACATGGGGTACGCGGGTGAGTGGTGGGTGGCCGACGGCGAGGTCGTGCACCGGATCCGGATCTCCTCGCGGGCCGACTGGGTCGGCGTCGAGCAGACCCGGGACGCCCGGCTCGACGGCGACCTGCTCACCGTCCGGGCCACCCGGGAGGTCGACGCGCGGCAGCAGCGTCGGGTGCTCGTGTGGCGCCGGGCCGGGCAGTCCGGAGCGGCTTGA
- a CDS encoding 4'-phosphopantetheinyl transferase family protein, whose product MTPGRSRTRFLAHDLDTPGAEELAAAVFRVLPAAERERVLRLHLPSDRTRSTIARWLARRAAADLVGEPWTALRLARHADGRPRVEDRPELSLSIAHSGRYAMAAVAVGALVGIDTEQVSRVAALPDSFFLTPAESAALPPAAEGPEHRAALWVLKEAAVKLTGEGLRGGLRRIGFEPRGECLPYVARTTYTTAEFRALRLPGGYVAAVGVSSGTPPHRPEFVGAARGTGPATERTDCPWTTEPTSTAREHPRTAPVTAGRR is encoded by the coding sequence GTGACACCGGGTCGGTCGCGGACCAGGTTCCTCGCCCACGACCTGGACACCCCCGGGGCCGAGGAGCTCGCAGCGGCGGTCTTCCGGGTGCTGCCCGCGGCCGAGCGCGAGCGGGTCCTGCGGCTGCACCTGCCGTCGGACCGGACCCGGTCGACGATCGCCCGGTGGCTGGCCCGCCGGGCCGCCGCCGACCTGGTCGGCGAGCCGTGGACGGCGCTGCGGCTGGCCCGCCACGCCGACGGACGCCCTCGGGTTGAGGACCGTCCCGAGCTGTCGCTGAGCATCGCGCACAGCGGCCGGTACGCGATGGCGGCCGTGGCGGTGGGCGCGCTGGTCGGGATCGACACCGAGCAGGTCTCGCGGGTGGCGGCGCTGCCCGACAGCTTCTTCCTCACCCCTGCCGAGTCGGCGGCACTGCCGCCGGCCGCGGAGGGGCCGGAGCACCGGGCGGCCCTGTGGGTGCTGAAGGAGGCGGCCGTGAAGCTCACGGGCGAGGGTCTGCGCGGCGGTCTGCGGCGGATCGGCTTCGAGCCGCGCGGGGAGTGCCTGCCCTACGTCGCCCGGACGACGTACACCACGGCGGAGTTCAGGGCTCTCCGGCTGCCCGGTGGATATGTTGCGGCGGTGGGGGTTTCCTCGGGCACCCCGCCCCACCGACCGGAGTTCGTCGGCGCCGCCCGTGGAACAGGCCCGGCGACAGAGAGGACCGACTGCCCGTGGACGACCGAGCCCACCAGCACAGCGAGGGAACACCCGAGGACGGCCCCGGTGACGGCCGGCCGGCGCTGA
- a CDS encoding M23 family metallopeptidase, whose translation MSSLHRVTAWVRERRTVVAWSGALTLAGGALLLPATAAAQTVLPTTPGSSAFTSAAFGSPQQAAIVQVAAPTPYELPGSGSSQDAVAVADNLAPAPAPEPAPAPAPAPEAAPAPTQAPVVAPAWSAPTPGERISNPYGVKNPEYAAGYHTGVDFAVSVGTPLLAVGDATVVSAGYDGAYGNEVVLRLSDGHFAEYAHLSALSVHAGQTVTAGQQIGKAGTTGNSTGPHLHFEIRSANKYGAVIDPIAFLSARGVTF comes from the coding sequence ATGTCTTCCCTTCACCGCGTCACCGCCTGGGTGCGGGAACGCCGGACGGTAGTGGCCTGGAGCGGTGCCCTGACGCTGGCGGGCGGCGCCCTGCTGCTCCCCGCGACCGCCGCCGCGCAGACCGTGCTGCCGACCACCCCGGGCAGCTCGGCCTTCACCTCCGCCGCCTTCGGCAGCCCCCAGCAGGCCGCCATAGTGCAGGTGGCCGCGCCGACCCCGTACGAGCTGCCCGGCTCCGGCTCCTCGCAGGACGCGGTGGCCGTCGCGGACAACCTGGCGCCCGCCCCGGCACCGGAGCCGGCCCCCGCCCCCGCACCGGCCCCGGAGGCCGCACCCGCGCCCACCCAGGCGCCCGTCGTCGCCCCGGCCTGGTCCGCGCCGACGCCCGGCGAGCGGATCAGCAACCCGTACGGCGTGAAGAACCCCGAGTACGCCGCCGGCTATCACACCGGCGTGGACTTCGCGGTGTCCGTCGGCACCCCGCTGCTCGCGGTCGGCGACGCCACCGTGGTCTCGGCCGGGTACGACGGCGCGTACGGCAACGAGGTGGTGCTCCGGCTCTCGGACGGCCACTTCGCCGAGTACGCCCACCTGTCCGCGCTCTCGGTGCACGCCGGGCAGACCGTGACGGCGGGTCAGCAGATCGGCAAGGCGGGCACCACCGGCAACTCCACCGGACCGCACCTGCACTTCGAGATCCGCAGCGCCAACAAGTACGGCGCCGTGATCGACCCGATCGCCTTCCTCTCGGCGCGCGGCGTCACCTTCTGA
- a CDS encoding aldehyde dehydrogenase family protein: MAAPQLKPGTSWTETYARCVRAAPEAFTPDRLLNLVRGEWRAVGTPGEHSTPLDGTAIPGPPRIGPEEAEAAVAFAIEQHAAWSRVPLDERKARVAAAVDGLAEQRDLLALLLVWEIGKPWRLACADVDRALDGVRWYLEQIDRQLAGRTPLPGPVSNIASWNYPMSVQVHAELVQLLAGNAVVAKTPSQGGFHCLTLAHAVMHRAGLPVTLLSGMGGQIGDALIRSAGLGALAFVGGRANGRKAATTLADLNRRHFLEQEGLNAWGVWDYSDWPALGAHLKKGFEYAKQRCTAYPRYVVQRSLFPAFLETYLGVLDELRFGHPLAVADPADPLPDLDFGPVIHAAKAAELRGHFDAAVAARAVPLRRGSLADGLFLPGQSLDAYLAPAAVLDPPASWALHHSEPFGPLDSIVLVDTEAELLAAMNAGNGSLVASLATDDPAFADRVGPDLLAFKVGINKPRSRGDRDEVFGGLGASWKGAFVGGDLLVQAVTYGKEGIDEKLYGNFPSYSLYPPR, from the coding sequence ATGGCGGCACCACAGCTCAAGCCCGGCACGTCCTGGACCGAGACCTACGCCCGCTGCGTCCGGGCCGCGCCGGAGGCCTTCACCCCCGACCGGCTGCTCAACCTGGTGCGCGGCGAGTGGCGCGCCGTCGGCACGCCGGGCGAGCACAGCACGCCGCTGGACGGCACCGCGATCCCCGGCCCGCCCCGGATCGGCCCCGAGGAGGCCGAGGCCGCCGTCGCGTTCGCGATCGAGCAGCACGCCGCCTGGTCCCGGGTGCCGCTGGACGAGCGGAAGGCCCGGGTGGCCGCCGCCGTCGACGGCCTGGCCGAGCAGCGCGACCTGCTGGCCCTGCTGCTGGTCTGGGAGATCGGCAAGCCCTGGCGGCTGGCCTGCGCGGACGTGGACCGGGCGCTCGACGGGGTGCGCTGGTACCTGGAGCAGATCGACCGGCAGCTGGCCGGCCGTACCCCGCTGCCGGGCCCGGTCTCCAACATCGCCAGCTGGAACTACCCGATGAGCGTCCAGGTGCACGCCGAACTGGTGCAGCTGCTGGCGGGCAACGCGGTGGTGGCCAAAACCCCCTCCCAGGGTGGTTTCCACTGCCTCACCCTCGCGCACGCGGTGATGCACCGGGCCGGGCTACCGGTCACCCTGCTCTCTGGCATGGGCGGGCAGATCGGCGACGCGCTGATCCGCTCGGCCGGTCTGGGCGCGCTGGCCTTCGTCGGCGGCCGGGCCAACGGCCGCAAGGCCGCCACCACGCTGGCCGACCTGAACCGCCGTCACTTCCTGGAGCAGGAGGGCCTGAACGCCTGGGGCGTCTGGGACTACAGCGACTGGCCGGCGCTCGGCGCGCACCTGAAGAAGGGCTTCGAGTACGCCAAGCAGCGCTGTACCGCGTACCCGCGCTACGTGGTGCAGCGGTCGCTGTTCCCGGCCTTCCTGGAGACCTACCTCGGCGTGCTGGACGAGCTCCGGTTCGGCCACCCGCTGGCCGTCGCCGACCCGGCCGACCCGCTGCCCGACCTCGACTTCGGCCCGGTGATCCACGCCGCCAAGGCGGCCGAGCTGCGCGGCCACTTCGACGCCGCGGTGGCGGCCAGGGCGGTCCCGCTGCGCCGGGGCAGCCTGGCGGACGGCCTCTTCCTGCCCGGCCAGTCGCTGGACGCCTACCTGGCCCCGGCGGCCGTGCTCGACCCGCCCGCCAGCTGGGCGCTGCACCACTCCGAGCCGTTCGGCCCGCTGGACTCGATCGTGCTGGTCGACACCGAGGCCGAGCTGCTGGCCGCGATGAACGCGGGCAACGGCTCGCTGGTCGCCTCGCTGGCCACCGACGACCCCGCCTTCGCCGACCGGGTCGGGCCCGATCTGCTGGCCTTCAAGGTCGGCATCAACAAGCCGCGCAGCCGGGGCGACCGGGACGAGGTGTTCGGCGGGCTCGGCGCCTCCTGGAAGGGCGCCTTCGTCGGCGGCGACCTGCTGGTCCAGGCCGTGACGTACGGGAAGGAAGGGATCGACGAGAAGCTGTACGGCAACTTCCCGTCGTACTCGCTCTACCCGCCGCGCTAA
- a CDS encoding threonine aldolase family protein — translation MTESELTTRERRFNAFHRCGRLLFGSRPQSVRDRLATLTADAELAGYDLDRAQDIYGDGVIRALEEQVADLLGKPDAAFFPTGTMAQQVALRYWADRSGSRTVAMHPLSHPEQWERRAYQRLGGLTSVWPTEQPRVPTPEELRDCEEKFGTLMLELPLRDAGFILPSWDELVAAVSAVEGVYVHLDGARIWESVYHLGHSLPEIAALGDSIYVSFYKTLEGISGAALAGSAEFVREAKVWRHRYGGSLFQQWPVALSALAGLERILPELESYVDHAKVVAETLRKVPGARVNPEVPHTHQFQLWLPYGAEQLTEANLRMAEERGVGLFGWWDEPGPVPGHSMTEVTVSAAALEWTPEEIEEAMAAFLELLR, via the coding sequence ATGACCGAATCTGAGCTCACCACACGCGAGCGACGCTTCAACGCCTTCCACCGCTGCGGTCGGCTGCTCTTCGGCAGCCGGCCGCAGTCGGTCCGCGACCGGCTGGCCACCCTGACCGCCGACGCGGAGCTGGCCGGCTACGACCTGGACCGGGCGCAGGACATCTACGGCGACGGGGTGATCCGGGCCCTGGAGGAGCAGGTGGCCGACCTGCTCGGCAAGCCGGACGCCGCCTTCTTCCCCACCGGCACGATGGCCCAGCAGGTCGCGCTCAGATACTGGGCCGACCGCAGCGGCAGCCGGACGGTGGCGATGCACCCGCTGTCGCACCCTGAGCAGTGGGAGCGCCGGGCCTACCAGCGCCTCGGCGGGCTCACCTCGGTCTGGCCGACCGAGCAGCCCCGGGTGCCCACCCCCGAGGAACTCCGGGACTGCGAGGAGAAGTTCGGCACCCTGATGCTCGAACTCCCGCTCCGGGACGCCGGGTTCATCCTGCCCAGCTGGGACGAGCTGGTCGCGGCGGTCTCCGCGGTGGAGGGTGTGTACGTCCACCTGGACGGGGCCCGGATCTGGGAGTCGGTCTACCACCTGGGCCACTCGCTGCCGGAGATCGCCGCCCTCGGCGACTCGATCTACGTCTCGTTCTACAAGACCCTGGAGGGCATCAGCGGGGCCGCGCTGGCCGGCTCGGCCGAGTTCGTCCGGGAGGCCAAGGTCTGGCGCCACCGGTACGGCGGCTCGCTCTTCCAGCAGTGGCCGGTCGCGCTCAGCGCGCTGGCCGGGCTGGAGCGGATCCTGCCCGAGCTGGAGTCGTACGTCGACCACGCCAAGGTGGTGGCCGAGACGCTGCGCAAGGTGCCCGGCGCGCGGGTGAACCCGGAGGTGCCGCACACCCACCAGTTCCAGCTCTGGCTGCCGTACGGCGCCGAGCAGTTGACCGAGGCCAACCTGCGGATGGCCGAGGAGCGAGGCGTCGGCCTGTTCGGCTGGTGGGACGAGCCGGGGCCGGTGCCCGGGCACTCGATGACCGAGGTCACGGTCTCGGCCGCCGCGCTGGAGTGGACGCCGGAGGAGATCGAGGAGGCGATGGCGGCCTTCCTGGAACTGCTGCGCTGA